From Polynucleobacter sp. MWH-Braz-FAM2G, a single genomic window includes:
- a CDS encoding 1-acyl-sn-glycerol-3-phosphate acyltransferase, with protein sequence MNKTKIIDKPSSGILRAGLWLLIVLHVLYGVVILFLVFPCASTARKHAHIQSWSKRLLIIFGIELAVTNAAVIKNQSFLLASNHISWIDIHAINSFHPIRFVAKSEVRSWPIFGWMAKQLGTVFIKRASSRHAHQVVAQMSDVLKVEPICIFPEGTSTTGHDVRPFKPNLFEAAIQANVPVYSLAIQYISKSTGKKSEVAAFVGDMGLLESMAKILKHRNLIAHLTFLPSAASSPLPPTDRKWLALHSQEQISKCLTDTT encoded by the coding sequence ATGAACAAGACTAAGATCATAGATAAACCAAGCTCTGGCATTTTAAGAGCCGGCCTTTGGTTGCTAATTGTGCTGCACGTTCTTTATGGGGTAGTCATTCTTTTTTTAGTATTTCCATGCGCAAGCACAGCAAGAAAGCATGCGCACATTCAATCATGGTCAAAGCGTTTGTTAATTATTTTTGGTATTGAATTAGCGGTGACAAATGCTGCCGTTATAAAAAACCAATCTTTTCTTTTAGCTTCCAATCATATTTCCTGGATAGATATTCATGCTATCAATTCCTTCCACCCGATTCGTTTTGTTGCCAAATCAGAGGTGCGATCTTGGCCCATCTTTGGGTGGATGGCAAAACAATTAGGCACTGTATTTATTAAAAGAGCCAGCTCCAGACATGCTCACCAAGTAGTTGCCCAGATGAGCGACGTTCTCAAAGTAGAGCCGATTTGTATATTTCCTGAGGGTACATCTACTACTGGTCATGATGTTCGTCCCTTTAAACCTAATTTATTTGAAGCTGCAATACAGGCAAACGTTCCGGTATATTCCTTGGCCATTCAATACATCTCGAAATCAACTGGCAAGAAATCTGAAGTGGCTGCGTTTGTAGGAGATATGGGCTTATTAGAATCAATGGCAAAAATCCTTAAACATCGCAATTTAATTGCTCATTTGACATTCTTGCCCTCGGCTGCCTCTAGCCCTTTGCCTCCAACAGACCGCAAATGGCTGGCTTTACATAGTCAAGAACAGATTAGTAAATGCCTTACAGATACAACCTAA
- a CDS encoding UDP-2,3-diacylglucosamine diphosphatase: MHYRAIWISDVHLGTTGCQANYLLDFLKHNEAEKFYLVGDIIDGWRLKKSFYWPQAHNDVVQKLLRKARKGAEVIYVPGNHDESARQFFGLSFGDVKVVEEVIHTTLDGKKLWVTHGDLFDGVMQYAKWLAYVGDTLYSFILYVNRYFNMLRVKMGLQYWSLSQYLKHQVKNAVSYIADFEHIMAREARLRGCDGVVCGHIHKAEIREIDGLLYCNDGDWVESLTALVETHTGELKIIHWPHIKGEPIETPEITYQPAIESFIKEATL; this comes from the coding sequence ATGCATTACAGAGCCATCTGGATTTCAGACGTACACCTAGGAACAACAGGGTGTCAGGCAAACTACCTCCTCGATTTTCTTAAGCATAATGAGGCAGAAAAATTTTATTTAGTTGGCGACATCATTGATGGATGGCGATTAAAAAAATCTTTCTATTGGCCTCAGGCTCATAATGATGTTGTGCAAAAGCTCCTTCGAAAAGCCAGAAAAGGTGCCGAAGTCATATACGTTCCGGGCAATCATGATGAAAGTGCCCGCCAATTTTTTGGACTCTCATTTGGTGATGTCAAAGTGGTTGAGGAAGTAATCCACACGACTTTAGATGGAAAAAAACTTTGGGTAACACACGGCGATCTTTTTGATGGCGTAATGCAATATGCCAAATGGCTTGCCTATGTTGGCGACACCTTATATTCTTTTATTCTCTACGTAAATCGTTATTTCAATATGTTGCGAGTCAAGATGGGCTTGCAATATTGGTCTCTATCTCAATATCTTAAGCATCAAGTAAAGAATGCTGTTAGTTACATAGCGGATTTTGAACACATCATGGCGCGTGAAGCGCGTCTTCGTGGTTGTGATGGCGTTGTTTGTGGACATATTCATAAAGCAGAAATCCGAGAAATTGACGGATTGCTCTATTGCAATGATGGCGACTGGGTGGAGAGCCTCACTGCTTTAGTAGAGACACACACTGGCGAACTCAAAATTATTCACTGGCCGCATATTAAAGGCGAACCCATTGAGACTCCTGAAATTACTTATCAACCCGCTATTGAATCATTCATTAAAGAGGCTACGCTATGA
- a CDS encoding glycosyltransferase family 1 protein encodes MKIMIITDAWDPQVNGVVRTLKQTREELIAMGHQVEIITPNGFKSIPCPTYPDIALSLFPGKEVSRRIKAFAPDAMHIATEGPLGLSARAYAVKNKLPFSTAYHTRFPEYVKARTGIPLAITYAFIRWFHSPSMAVMAPTIVVKDDLEKYGLSNVVLWSRGVDLDIFKVQESKALNTAHPIFLYVGRVAVEKNINAFLEIDLPGSKWVVGDGPAMAGIKDKYPEVNYLGVLQQHELAKVYAAADVFVFPSKTDTFGLVLLEAMACGTPVAAYPVTGPIDVLGNSTAGVMNEDLREACIQALKIPREVARAHAEKFSWRAASEQFVKHLKPVPTTEVHVTALA; translated from the coding sequence ATGAAAATCATGATCATCACTGACGCTTGGGATCCACAAGTTAATGGTGTTGTACGAACATTAAAGCAGACACGTGAAGAACTGATTGCGATGGGTCATCAGGTTGAAATCATTACACCCAACGGCTTTAAATCCATCCCCTGCCCGACCTATCCAGACATTGCCTTATCTTTATTTCCAGGCAAAGAAGTATCTCGCAGAATTAAAGCCTTTGCTCCGGATGCGATGCACATTGCTACGGAAGGCCCGCTTGGTTTATCTGCACGCGCTTACGCAGTTAAAAATAAACTTCCATTCTCAACCGCGTATCACACTCGTTTTCCGGAGTACGTCAAAGCAAGAACTGGTATTCCATTGGCAATTACTTATGCCTTTATCCGCTGGTTTCATAGCCCCTCTATGGCCGTGATGGCACCGACAATAGTGGTGAAGGATGATCTTGAAAAATACGGCCTCTCCAACGTGGTACTTTGGTCAAGAGGCGTGGATCTTGATATTTTCAAGGTTCAAGAATCAAAAGCCCTGAATACAGCCCACCCTATTTTCTTGTACGTAGGACGGGTAGCGGTTGAAAAAAATATTAATGCATTCTTAGAAATTGATTTACCTGGATCAAAATGGGTTGTAGGTGATGGACCCGCTATGGCAGGCATCAAAGATAAATATCCTGAAGTGAATTATCTGGGCGTTCTTCAGCAACATGAGTTAGCAAAAGTCTACGCTGCCGCTGATGTATTTGTATTTCCCAGCAAAACCGACACATTTGGATTAGTTCTTTTGGAGGCTATGGCATGTGGTACTCCAGTTGCAGCCTATCCCGTCACCGGACCAATCGATGTACTGGGCAACTCTACGGCAGGCGTGATGAATGAAGACCTACGCGAGGCATGCATACAGGCTTTAAAAATTCCTCGTGAAGTTGCGCGTGCACATGCTGAAAAATTCTCATGGCGGGCAGCATCTGAGCAGTTTGTAAAGCATCTCAAACCAGTACCCACAACCGAAGTACATGTGACTGCCCTAGCTTAA
- a CDS encoding diacylglycerol kinase: MDTKYHIDQNPHKGNRGLTRAWHAAKNSWCGLVYAFLEESAFRQELTLCTLLTPIAFFLPISHFEKAVLISSLILVLVVELLNSSVEAAIDRISFEHHDLSKRAKDFGSAAVMLALLIALLLWASVCIPIVFNV; the protein is encoded by the coding sequence TTGGATACCAAGTACCACATCGATCAAAATCCCCATAAAGGGAATCGAGGCTTAACAAGAGCATGGCATGCAGCCAAGAATTCATGGTGTGGACTGGTTTATGCATTTCTCGAAGAAAGTGCATTTCGTCAAGAACTCACTCTATGTACTTTGCTTACACCGATTGCATTCTTCTTACCAATAAGCCATTTTGAAAAAGCGGTCCTCATTTCTTCGCTTATTTTGGTTTTAGTGGTGGAACTTCTGAATTCTAGTGTCGAGGCTGCAATCGATCGTATTTCATTTGAACATCATGACTTATCAAAACGGGCTAAAGATTTCGGCTCAGCAGCGGTGATGCTCGCCCTTCTCATTGCATTATTACTGTGGGCTTCAGTTTGTATACCCATTGTCTTCAATGTGTAA
- a CDS encoding GNAT family N-acetyltransferase: MSDIPNPIAAFEIFSPKKVKKLKPSKGDSLKKLSKKLAKKLFGKKFATKSRTQISAIESTVVLPKLEKVKKPAFKIEWASSQNEIKEAQRLRYKVFAQEMGANLPQNAEGLDIDEFDAYCDHLLIRDQDSLKVVGTYRVLPPHKALEIGRLYSDAEFDLSRLNHLRPKLVELGRSCVHQDYRSGAVIMALWSGLAQYMQKNGYEIMLGCASIPMADGGHYAASLYNSLGNDQMAPTEFHAFPRLPLPLEKLNGGLEVEPPPLIKGYLKLGAKICSAPAWDPDFNTADLLTMLRLSEINPRYAKHFLGL, translated from the coding sequence ATGTCAGATATACCTAACCCAATTGCAGCATTCGAAATTTTTTCACCAAAGAAGGTGAAGAAACTCAAACCAAGCAAGGGCGACTCATTAAAAAAACTATCGAAAAAATTAGCTAAAAAGTTATTTGGTAAAAAGTTTGCCACCAAATCTCGGACACAAATCTCTGCGATTGAGTCAACTGTAGTCTTACCTAAGCTAGAAAAGGTTAAAAAACCGGCTTTTAAAATTGAATGGGCCTCTAGCCAAAATGAAATAAAAGAAGCGCAACGCTTACGCTACAAAGTTTTTGCACAAGAAATGGGCGCCAATTTACCTCAAAATGCCGAGGGATTGGACATCGATGAGTTTGACGCTTATTGCGACCATTTGTTGATTCGTGATCAAGATTCTCTAAAAGTTGTTGGTACCTATCGCGTACTGCCTCCACATAAAGCGCTGGAAATTGGTCGTTTGTATTCTGATGCAGAATTTGATCTATCTCGACTTAATCACCTACGTCCAAAATTAGTGGAACTAGGCAGATCATGTGTTCACCAAGACTATCGCTCTGGTGCAGTCATCATGGCACTTTGGAGCGGACTAGCCCAATACATGCAAAAGAATGGCTATGAAATCATGTTGGGCTGTGCCAGTATTCCCATGGCCGATGGTGGTCACTATGCGGCGAGCCTGTATAACTCTTTGGGTAACGACCAAATGGCTCCAACAGAGTTTCATGCATTCCCACGCTTGCCATTACCACTAGAAAAGCTTAATGGTGGTTTAGAGGTGGAACCACCTCCACTCATTAAGGGTTACCTTAAACTGGGAGCAAAAATTTGTAGCGCACCAGCCTGGGATCCAGATTTCAATACTGCAGACCTATTAACGATGTTGCGTTTATCGGAGATTAATCCGCGTTACGCCAAGCATTTCTTGGGTTTATAG
- a CDS encoding Ppx/GppA phosphatase family protein → MSNSEDLVAAVDLGSNSFRMLVAQAVNTPSGTQLRPIDTLRESVRLAGGLTENKLLGNDAYQRGLAAIRRFGERIRGFDPSNVRAVATNTLRVAKNAQQFVDDAQEALGFPIEVIAGVEEARLIYIGAAHEVQAVQGNRLVVDIGGGSTEFIIGKGYEPKLMESLYIGCVSHSMRFFPKGNIDAHAFKEAELAARREIQVISGAYLKSGWKQAIGSSGTARALAELIGANDLNGHGDSLTMGSLNASSGLITRDGLKALKKHLLKYEHVNHVELMGLKDDRRSVWPGGLAIMIAVFDELGIETMEVTDAALRTGVLYDLLGRSQHHDMRYVTVEQFMQRYAVDREQADRVGKLAADFLQQLPKPESESRADNVALLQWAANLHEIGLSISHNGYHKHSAYIAGNADMPGFSKNDQARLAALLIGHTGKLGKLANNQGFQDWRMLFCLRLAQVLCRGRSDTDLPKVKVSEHDGSYLVSLSKEWAAEHPLTEFSLLKEAAEWERIGRSYQVSLK, encoded by the coding sequence ATGTCTAACTCCGAAGATCTCGTTGCGGCCGTAGATTTGGGCTCTAACAGTTTTCGGATGCTAGTGGCTCAAGCTGTTAATACCCCCTCGGGCACTCAATTACGACCTATTGACACCTTGCGAGAGTCAGTCAGATTGGCTGGCGGTCTCACAGAAAATAAGTTGCTAGGCAATGATGCATATCAACGCGGCTTAGCCGCAATCAGACGCTTTGGTGAGCGTATCAGGGGTTTTGATCCATCCAATGTTAGGGCTGTTGCTACCAATACTTTGCGGGTTGCTAAGAACGCCCAACAATTTGTTGACGATGCTCAAGAGGCTTTAGGTTTTCCGATCGAGGTAATTGCTGGAGTTGAGGAAGCGCGTCTTATTTATATTGGTGCTGCGCATGAAGTTCAAGCAGTGCAGGGTAACCGACTAGTAGTTGATATCGGTGGCGGTTCTACTGAATTTATTATTGGCAAAGGTTATGAACCTAAGCTCATGGAGAGTCTTTATATTGGCTGTGTTTCGCATAGCATGCGATTTTTCCCAAAAGGGAATATTGATGCCCATGCTTTTAAGGAGGCTGAATTAGCCGCTAGACGAGAGATTCAGGTTATCTCAGGGGCTTATCTTAAAAGCGGCTGGAAACAAGCCATAGGCTCGTCAGGAACTGCTAGAGCATTGGCTGAGTTGATAGGCGCAAACGACTTGAATGGGCATGGCGATTCATTAACCATGGGCAGTTTGAATGCCTCTAGCGGTCTGATTACGCGAGACGGGCTGAAGGCGCTAAAAAAGCATTTACTCAAATATGAACATGTAAACCACGTGGAATTAATGGGCCTCAAAGATGATAGACGCTCAGTTTGGCCAGGTGGTTTAGCTATCATGATCGCCGTTTTTGACGAGCTAGGCATTGAAACAATGGAAGTAACGGATGCGGCACTGCGAACAGGAGTTCTCTATGACTTACTTGGCCGCTCACAACACCATGATATGCGTTACGTCACAGTTGAACAATTCATGCAACGATACGCAGTTGATAGAGAGCAGGCTGATCGTGTTGGCAAACTTGCCGCTGATTTTTTGCAACAACTTCCTAAGCCAGAATCAGAAAGTAGGGCTGATAACGTAGCGCTACTTCAGTGGGCGGCTAACTTGCATGAAATTGGATTATCCATTTCGCACAATGGCTATCACAAGCATTCCGCTTATATTGCAGGAAATGCTGATATGCCAGGCTTCTCAAAGAATGATCAAGCACGCCTTGCGGCGCTTCTCATTGGGCACACTGGTAAGCTTGGTAAGCTAGCAAATAACCAAGGCTTTCAGGACTGGAGAATGCTGTTCTGTCTTCGCTTAGCTCAGGTTCTATGCCGCGGAAGAAGTGATACAGATCTACCAAAGGTTAAGGTATCAGAGCATGATGGCTCTTATTTGGTGAGTCTCTCTAAGGAGTGGGCTGCAGAACATCCACTGACGGAATTTAGTCTTCTTAAAGAAGCGGCCGAATGGGAAAGAATTGGCCGCTCTTATCAAGTTAGTCTGAAATAA
- a CDS encoding GDCCVxC domain-containing (seleno)protein, whose protein sequence is MQFNMRLVNINIEQRYSNITCPHCLATESHPMPLGSSMHLYRCGSCNNILKPKSGDCCIYCSFGDMDCSSPEQNLAA, encoded by the coding sequence ATGCAGTTCAATATGCGACTTGTGAATATAAATATTGAACAGCGATACTCAAACATTACTTGCCCCCATTGCTTGGCTACTGAAAGTCATCCTATGCCTTTGGGATCCTCTATGCATCTTTATAGATGCGGTTCCTGTAACAATATCTTGAAACCGAAGTCGGGAGATTGCTGCATCTACTGTAGCTTTGGTGACATGGATTGCTCAAGTCCAGAACAAAACCTGGCTGCATAG
- a CDS encoding MgtC/SapB family protein — protein sequence MESLNSVNLVSLADTAISLGAAFILGGLIGLERQYRQRTAGLRTNILVAIGAAIFVDAGNRLTGHEGAVHIMAYVVSGIGFLGAGVIMREEGNVRGINTAATLWASGAVGACAGADLILEAGLATLFVLAANTLLRPVVTFINRQPLDTESVEVTNSVYIITPKHAQKLALKQFIHTLEEAGYQTQDIEVHQFGADDVEIQAVLTTSAVDGDEMDLLIEKIANQEYVNQAFWSPSTTD from the coding sequence ATGGAATCCTTAAATAGCGTTAACTTAGTATCCTTAGCTGATACAGCCATTAGTCTCGGAGCAGCTTTTATTCTCGGGGGTTTGATTGGCTTGGAGCGACAATATCGTCAGCGTACTGCGGGATTGCGCACCAATATATTGGTAGCTATTGGTGCTGCAATTTTTGTGGATGCAGGTAATCGTTTAACTGGCCATGAGGGTGCCGTCCATATCATGGCTTATGTGGTGTCCGGTATTGGCTTTTTAGGTGCTGGCGTGATCATGCGTGAAGAAGGTAATGTGCGCGGGATTAATACTGCTGCCACCTTATGGGCCTCAGGTGCAGTGGGTGCATGCGCTGGCGCAGACCTTATCTTGGAAGCTGGCTTAGCTACATTATTTGTATTGGCTGCCAATACATTGTTGCGACCAGTGGTTACATTTATAAATCGACAGCCCCTAGATACTGAATCAGTTGAGGTTACCAACTCCGTATACATCATTACGCCTAAGCATGCTCAAAAATTAGCTTTAAAACAATTTATTCACACCCTAGAAGAGGCTGGATATCAAACACAAGATATCGAAGTTCATCAATTTGGTGCGGATGACGTAGAAATTCAGGCGGTCTTAACCACTTCCGCAGTAGATGGGGATGAGATGGATTTATTAATCGAGAAAATTGCTAATCAAGAGTATGTTAACCAAGCATTCTGGAGTCCCAGTACTACCGATTAA